From the genome of Setaria viridis chromosome 1, Setaria_viridis_v4.0, whole genome shotgun sequence:
CCAAGTGGCAGCCTGGCAGGCAGATCCATCGCTCTCAGCCTCTCACCCGCACCACATGTCGCCGTCATCGTTATCTACTTATCTAGGCCACCGGCCGGtcgtcccccgccgccgcacgcctcgCCATTTCCCGCCGTCTTCCCGCGGATAAGGCCCGCCATTTCCGTCCAAGAAAGGCAACGCGGCACGCAACCGGCCAGGAGCGGTCCAATCCGGCAagtaaaaggaaataaaaagaaaaaggaagtaaAGACCGGCCGCGtcaccgctgcggcggcggcatcgaccTGCCCTgcggaagggaagggaaggaaggaaggaagccaGGATAGGGACGCAACCTGAGCTGGAAAGTTGGGCTTTTTCCACGGATAGGGACGGGGCCGCGGCGAACCGTGGCGGCAAGAACTCCAGTGGCCAGTTCTTGGTAGGCGGAGACAGATATTATTATACTGCATCACCTACCCGTGCCCCGCGTTCGCCTATTAAGAAtagcggaggtgggggaggaggggagctcCTGCTCTCTGCAACTTGCACGAGTTGTTCTCTACTTCTCTTTGGTTCTGTTTGCTCCGCTAGGTATGTTCTTTCCTTCATCTCGGGTGTTCGTCTCTTTGAGCGCTTGATGCGAATCTGTGCCAGGGTTGGAAATTGTTGCTTGACCGTTGGGTTGTCTGAGCGGCGATCTCAGCGCTATTCCCCAACAAGAGTCTCGtgaacttgtttggattcaGAGGGGAATACCATGAATTCCTTTTTTACTGTTAATGTTTGCTGGCGGTTGTTCTGAAACTTCGTTAAGCGGTTGAGACTCCTCGGAATTGTGCTGGGGAGATTGGATTTTAGTGTGCCTTATGTGAATTATCATGTGCATGGAGCTCCAAGCTCGTTGCTTCATGTATTTTTTCCACTTCTTATTGAATCAGGCTTTGTGTCTGCTGCACATGAGCCACAAGCTTATTTCCAAGCTCAAAGTTTAGTACTGTATAATGGTGTGAAAACCACTGATATCTCCCTAGTAGTTGTTAGTTGTTACTACTAGTTCCCGAACCGCTAGGTAAATCAATGGGAGTTCTGATTTCTACATTTAGAACTGAATGATTGAAGACGACTATAATGGATATGGCAATTCGAGGCCAAAATTCTGTTGTCCTAATTGAAATTTCTCTCATACAGGTGACCGAAACAAATGGGGATTGGGAATGGATCATCGAGCGATGTGCCAATCGTGTCACACAAGGCAACGCAAGATGAGACCACGCTGCTTCTCCCGATCAAAGCTGATGAGGACGCGGTTCACGAGTTCAACGGAGCTTCTTTCTCTGGTGCAGTGTTCAATCTGTCAACGACCATTGTAGGGGCTGGAATCATGGCTCTGCCAGCGAGTATCAAGATGCTAGGCCTCATCCCTGGTATTCTGATGATCATCCTTGTGGCATTGCTCACTGAGGCATCCATTGACATGCTGGTCAGGTGCAGCCACCAGGGCAAGATTACATCCTACGGGTGGTTGATGGGTGACACTTTCGGGCAGTGGGGAAGGATTGCACTGCAGGTGTCTGTGGTAATAAACAACATCGGTGTGTTGATTGTATACATGATTATAATTGGTAAGCATCTGAAGTTCTGAACACAATCATTTTTGTTATGCCTACTTCTGCATGCTGTCAAAATATTGAAAACCGGGCCTAGTAGTATATGTTTAGGTGCCCTTTTTAGTTGCTACTCAAACATTGGTAATCTACAATTAGTTGAAAGTTCATGAGTTCTTCAGCTACACATGTTAAGTCTCTCACAAGAAGACCCATATTTGTTGATAAAGTTTATATGATAAAAATGTGTATTAGGTTGAGCACTTTCCCATGAAAACATTAGTGTTTACCCTGAATATTCTGTTTAGTTTTCTTTCCCTGTTGATGTGAGTTCTTTTGCTCATACCATTTTAAATTGATGTGAACGTTCAATTATAAATTTGTAACGTTTGAGAAGATGCACTTCATCTAGTTTGGGGCTGTGCTAATCAAAGTGCAGGAAATGGCCTCTTTTCCTCTTGGAATCACTTATGTCCTTGAGCAGATCATGTGTGTTACATCAAACTATTATTGATACTGTTACTTCATCTTTGCTGTAGGGGATGTCCTATCAGGGACATCAGCAACTGGTGTTCATCACAGTGGCATCTTTGAGGGGTGGTTTGGACCTCATGTGTGGAATTCTCGCCCCGTTGTTCTCCTTGCCACAACTCTTCTTGTGCTTGCTCCATTGGTGAGCTTCAAGCGTTTGGGTAAGTATGTTCTCCattagataaaaaaaaaggttcaatATGCTATTGTTTTCCTTTATGGGCACAGGACACCACTTTAACAAACAATACATCTTTGGTCACAGATTCATTGAGATACACATCTGCGCTATCAGTTGCTCTTGCTGTGGTTTTTGTTGTCATCACTGCTGGAGTTGCTATTGTCAGACTCATCCAAGGAACTGTAGAGATCCCCAAACTCTTTCCTGAGATAGACGGAATTAGTTCTGTCTGGAAACTGTTCACAGCTGTTCCTGTTCTTGTCACTGCCTACATTTGCCACTACAATGGTTTGTCTCCTACTGAGTACTGATCACTTCTGATCCTGTCGTTTACAACTTTCTGTGATACCAAACGTGTATTCTTCATGTTTGTACAGTTCACAGCATCGACAATGAGCTGGAGGACAAGACTCAAATCAAACCAATTGTGCAAACTTCATTGGGACTCTGCTCAAGTGTATACATTGCAACAAGCTTCTTTGCATATCTCCTCTTTGGTGAGGCTACCCTTGCTGACGTGCTCGCCAATTTTGACTCTGACCTTCGCATCCCATTCAGCTCTGTGTTCAACGACGTAGTGAGAGTGAGCTATGTGGTCCATATCATGCTTGTCTTTCCTATAGTCTTCTTTGCCCTTAGGCTCAACTTGGATGGGCTGCTCTTTCCTACCGCAAGGCACATTTCTCGTGACAACCGAAGGTTCACCATCATCACAATCTCACTCC
Proteins encoded in this window:
- the LOC117849028 gene encoding amino acid transporter AVT6A; its protein translation is MGIGNGSSSDVPIVSHKATQDETTLLLPIKADEDAVHEFNGASFSGAVFNLSTTIVGAGIMALPASIKMLGLIPGILMIILVALLTEASIDMLVRCSHQGKITSYGWLMGDTFGQWGRIALQVSVVINNIGVLIVYMIIIGDVLSGTSATGVHHSGIFEGWFGPHVWNSRPVVLLATTLLVLAPLVSFKRLDSLRYTSALSVALAVVFVVITAGVAIVRLIQGTVEIPKLFPEIDGISSVWKLFTAVPVLVTAYICHYNVHSIDNELEDKTQIKPIVQTSLGLCSSVYIATSFFAYLLFGEATLADVLANFDSDLRIPFSSVFNDVVRVSYVVHIMLVFPIVFFALRLNLDGLLFPTARHISRDNRRFTIITISLLAVIYLAAIFIPSIWDAFQFTGATAAVLIGFIFPAMIILRDPYGVSTKRDKVLAVTMIVLAVVSNSVALYSDTLNIFYRKQEA